From a region of the Eulemur rufifrons isolate Redbay chromosome 7, OSU_ERuf_1, whole genome shotgun sequence genome:
- the CIZ1 gene encoding cip1-interacting zinc finger protein isoform X1, whose protein sequence is MFNQQQQLQQLQQQQLQQQQLQQQQLLQLQQLLQQPPSQAPLTLAVNRGLPQQQPQQQLLSLQGTNSASLFNGSVLQRALLLQQLQGLDQFAMPPATYDSAGLTMPTATLGNFRGYNMATPSLTAPSLTPPQLATPNLQQFFPQATRHSLLGPPPVGVPINPSQLNLSGRAPQKQARTPSSTTPNHKDSSSQTMPVEDHSDPPEGSEKAAEPRASTPEDQGSPPCPDDIPKERRTPALGPEPCEVSEPPAKRMKSSEEPAEKGPPGQLQAKVQPQARMTVPKQTQTPELLPEPLEARVLPRVLQIQAQVQPQTQPQMLPVDTQVQPKLQKQAQTQTSPDHLVPQQKQVPPELQQEAEPQKQVQPQVQPQPHSQPPRQVQLQQEAEPQKQVQPQPQARAQPPVQVPLQLQKQAQTQTYPQVHTQAQPVVQPQEQPPEHPSAQAPVQPPEQVHEQPQTQPQESVPAPEQAPVHGMVPEMPPDTVEARGGLEKASPEPVGTQAYVGESREEAASGLDVGECAKRAREMLGVWGVGGSLKVTILQSSDSRAFSTVPLTPGPRPSDSSSTTPVAASAPAKQALQFFCYICKANCTSQQEFQDHMSGAQHQQQLGEIQHMSQACLLSLLPIPRDVLERESEDPPPKRWCHTCQVYYMGDLIQHRRTQDHKPPTQGRDVFVYVLVQGQSTDGLVTDTIAKQSLRPFCTICNRYFKTPRKFVEHVKSQGHKDKAKELKTLEKETAGQDEDHFITVDAVGCFEGDEEEEDDDDDGEEEIEVEEEFCKQMRSRDISIEEWKGSETYSPNTAYGVDFLVPVMGYVCRICHKFYHSNSGAQLSHCKSLAHFENLQKYKAAKNPSPTTRPLSRRCAVNARNALTALFTSGGRQPAQLSTHDTAKAPSKVKARPSQPPPPRRSSRLKT, encoded by the exons ATGTTcaaccagcagcagcagctccagcagttgcagcagcagcagctccagcaGCAGCAATTGCAGCAGCAGCAGTTGCTGCAACTCCAGCAGCTGCTCCAGCAGCCCCCCTCACAGGCCCCGTTGACCTTGGCCGTCAACCG GGGGCTCccccagcagcagccacagcagcagcTTCTGAGCCTCCAGGGCACCAACTCGGCTTCCCTCTTCAACGGCTCTGTGCTGCAGAGAGCTTTGCTCTTGCAGCAGTTGCAAG GACTGGACCAGTTTGCAATGCCACCAGCCACGTATGACAGTGCCGGTCTCACCATGCCCACAGCAACATTGG GTAACTTCCGAGGCTACAACATGGCGACCCCGAGCCTGACAGCCCCCAGCCTTACACCCCCCCAGCTGGCCACTCCAAATTTGCAGCAGTTCTTTCCCCAGGCTACTCGCCATTCCCTCCTGGGCCCCCCTCCTGTTGGGGTCCCCATTAACCCATCTCAGCTCAACCTCTCAGGACGGGCCCCCCAGAAACAGGCCCGGACCCCCTCCTCCACTACTCCCAATCACAAG GATTCTTCTTCTCAGACCATGCCTGTGGAAGACCATTCAGACCCCCCCGAGGGGTCTGAGAAAGCTGCAGAGCCCCGAGCGAGCACACCAGAAG aCCAAGGTTCACCCCCCTGCCCAGATGACATCCCAAAGGAGAGACGCACTCCAGCACTCGGGCCTGAGCCTTGTGAGGTGTCTGAGCCTCCAGCCAAGAGGATGAAGAG CTCAGAGGAGCCTGCAGAGAAGGGTCCCCCAGGGCAGCTACAGGCGAAGGTCCAGCCACAGGCCCGGATGACAGTACCAAAGCAGACACAGACACCAGAGCTGCTGCCTGAGCCCCTGGAAGCCCGCGTGCTGCCACGGGTCCTGCAGATCCAGGCCCAGGTGCAACCACAGACTCAGCCACAGATGTTACCAGTGGACACCCAGGTGCAGCCAAAGCTGCAGAAGCAGGCACAAACACAGACCTCTCCAGACCACTTAGTGCCACAGCAGAAGCAGGTGCCGCCAGAGCtgcagcaggaggcagagccacAGAAGCAGGTGCAGCCACAGGTACAGCCACAGCCACATTCACAGCCCCCAAGGCAGGTGCAGCtgcagcaggaggcagagccacAGAAGCAGGTGCAGCCACAGCCACAGGCACGTGCACAGCCCCCTGTACAGGTGCCGCTGCAGCTGCAGAAGCAGGCCCAGACACAGACGTATCCACAGGTACATACACAAGCACAGCCAGTGGTCCAGCCACAGGAGCAGCCACCAGAGCATCCTTCAGCGCAGGCGCCAGTGCAGCCACCAGAGCAGGTCCATGAGCAGCCTCAGACCCAGCCGCAGGAGTCGGTGCCGGCACCAGAGCAAGCACCAGTTCATGGCATGGTGCCAGAGATGCCTCCTGATACGGTAGAAGCCAGAGGAG GCTTGGAGAAGGCCTCGCCAGAGCCAGTGGGCACCCAGGCCTACGTGGGAGAGAGCCGGGAAGAGGCAGCCAGCGGCTTGGATGTGGGAGAATGTgcaaaaagagcaagagagaTGCTAGGG GTGTGGGGCGTCGGGGGCTCCCTGAAGGTCACCATCCTGCAGAGCAGTGACAGCCGGGCCTTTAGCACCGTACCCCTCACACCCGGGCCCCGCCCCAGCGACTCCAGCTCCACCACCCCTGTGGCCGCCAGCGCGCCCGCTAAGCAGGCCCTCCAGTTCTTCTGCTACATCTGCAAGGCCAACTGCACCAGCCAGCAG GAATTCCAGGACCACATGTCGGGCGCTCAGCACCAGCAGCAGCTTGGGGAGATCCAGCACATGAGCCAGGCCTGCCTGTTGTCCCTGCTGCCCATACCCCGCGATGTCCTGGAGAGAGAGTCTGA AGACCCTCCACCAAAGCGCTGGTGCCACACCTGCCAGGTCTACTACATGGGGGACCTGATCCAACACCGCAGGACACAGGACCACAAG CCACCCACGCAGGGAAGAGATGTGTTTGTCTATGTTCTGGTGCAGGGGCAGAGCACAGATGGGCTTGTTACAGACACG aTCGCCAAACAATCCCTGCGACCCTTCTGCACCATTTGCAACCGCTACTTCAAGACTCCTCGAAAGTTCGTAGAGCACGTGAAGTCCCAGGGGCACAAGGACAAAGCCAAGGAG CTGAAGACTCTGGAGAAGGAGACAGCTGGCCAAGACGAGGACCACTTCATCACAGTGGATGCCGTGGGATGCTTTGAGGgtgatgaagaagaggaggatgacgatgatgatggaGAAGAAGAGATCGAGGTTGAGGAGGAATTCTGCAAGCAG ATGAGATCCAGAGATATATCCATAGAGGAGTGGAAGGGCTCAGAGACCTACAGCCCCAACACCGCGTATG GTGTGGACTTCCTGGTGCCCGTGATGGGCTATGTCTGCCGCATCTGCCACAAGTTCTACCACAGCAACTCAGGGGCACAGCTGTCCCACTGCAAGTCCTTGGCCCACTTTGAGAACCTGCAG AAATACAAGGCGGCCAAGAACCCCAGCCCCACCACCCGGCCCCTGAGCCGCCGGTGTGCTGTCAACGCCCGGAACGCCTTGACTGCACTGTTCACCTCTGGTGGCCGCCAGCCTGCCCAGCTGAGCACCCACGACACAGCCAAAGCCCCCAGCAAGGTGAAGGCCcgaccctcccagcccccaccaccccGGCGCTCAAGCCGCCTCAAAACCTGA
- the CIZ1 gene encoding cip1-interacting zinc finger protein isoform X4, translated as MFNQQQQLQQLQQQQLQQQQLQQQQLLQLQQLLQQPPSQAPLTLAVNRGLPQQQPQQQLLSLQGTNSASLFNGSVLQRALLLQQLQGLDQFAMPPATYDSAGLTMPTATLGNFRGYNMATPSLTAPSLTPPQLATPNLQQFFPQATRHSLLGPPPVGVPINPSQLNLSGRAPQKQARTPSSTTPNHKDSSSQTMPVEDHSDPPEGSEKAAEPRASTPEDQGSPPCPDDIPKERRTPALGPEPCEVSEPPAKRMKSSEEPAEKGPPGQLQAKVQPQARMTVPKQTQTPELLPEPLEARVLPRVLQIQAQVQPQTQPQMLPVDTQVQPKLQKQAQTQTSPDHLVPQQKQVPPELQQEAEPQKQVQPQVQPQPHSQPPRQVQLQQEAEPQKQVQPQPQARAQPPVQVPLQLQKQAQTQTYPQVHTQAQPVVQPQEQPPEHPSAQAPVQPPEQVHEQPQTQPQESVPAPEQAPVHGMVPEMPPDTVEARGGLEKASPEPVGTQAYVGESREEAASGLDVGECAKRAREMLGVWGVGGSLKVTILQSSDSRAFSTVPLTPGPRPSDSSSTTPVAASAPAKQALQFFCYICKANCTSQQEFQDHMSGAQHQQQLGEIQHMSQACLLSLLPIPRDVLERESEDPPPKRWCHTCQVYYMGDLIQHRRTQDHKIAKQSLRPFCTICNRYFKTPRKFVEHVKSQGHKDKAKELKTLEKETAGQDEDHFITVDAVGCFEGDEEEEDDDDDGEEEIEMRSRDISIEEWKGSETYSPNTAYGVDFLVPVMGYVCRICHKFYHSNSGAQLSHCKSLAHFENLQKYKAAKNPSPTTRPLSRRCAVNARNALTALFTSGGRQPAQLSTHDTAKAPSKVKARPSQPPPPRRSSRLKT; from the exons ATGTTcaaccagcagcagcagctccagcagttgcagcagcagcagctccagcaGCAGCAATTGCAGCAGCAGCAGTTGCTGCAACTCCAGCAGCTGCTCCAGCAGCCCCCCTCACAGGCCCCGTTGACCTTGGCCGTCAACCG GGGGCTCccccagcagcagccacagcagcagcTTCTGAGCCTCCAGGGCACCAACTCGGCTTCCCTCTTCAACGGCTCTGTGCTGCAGAGAGCTTTGCTCTTGCAGCAGTTGCAAG GACTGGACCAGTTTGCAATGCCACCAGCCACGTATGACAGTGCCGGTCTCACCATGCCCACAGCAACATTGG GTAACTTCCGAGGCTACAACATGGCGACCCCGAGCCTGACAGCCCCCAGCCTTACACCCCCCCAGCTGGCCACTCCAAATTTGCAGCAGTTCTTTCCCCAGGCTACTCGCCATTCCCTCCTGGGCCCCCCTCCTGTTGGGGTCCCCATTAACCCATCTCAGCTCAACCTCTCAGGACGGGCCCCCCAGAAACAGGCCCGGACCCCCTCCTCCACTACTCCCAATCACAAG GATTCTTCTTCTCAGACCATGCCTGTGGAAGACCATTCAGACCCCCCCGAGGGGTCTGAGAAAGCTGCAGAGCCCCGAGCGAGCACACCAGAAG aCCAAGGTTCACCCCCCTGCCCAGATGACATCCCAAAGGAGAGACGCACTCCAGCACTCGGGCCTGAGCCTTGTGAGGTGTCTGAGCCTCCAGCCAAGAGGATGAAGAG CTCAGAGGAGCCTGCAGAGAAGGGTCCCCCAGGGCAGCTACAGGCGAAGGTCCAGCCACAGGCCCGGATGACAGTACCAAAGCAGACACAGACACCAGAGCTGCTGCCTGAGCCCCTGGAAGCCCGCGTGCTGCCACGGGTCCTGCAGATCCAGGCCCAGGTGCAACCACAGACTCAGCCACAGATGTTACCAGTGGACACCCAGGTGCAGCCAAAGCTGCAGAAGCAGGCACAAACACAGACCTCTCCAGACCACTTAGTGCCACAGCAGAAGCAGGTGCCGCCAGAGCtgcagcaggaggcagagccacAGAAGCAGGTGCAGCCACAGGTACAGCCACAGCCACATTCACAGCCCCCAAGGCAGGTGCAGCtgcagcaggaggcagagccacAGAAGCAGGTGCAGCCACAGCCACAGGCACGTGCACAGCCCCCTGTACAGGTGCCGCTGCAGCTGCAGAAGCAGGCCCAGACACAGACGTATCCACAGGTACATACACAAGCACAGCCAGTGGTCCAGCCACAGGAGCAGCCACCAGAGCATCCTTCAGCGCAGGCGCCAGTGCAGCCACCAGAGCAGGTCCATGAGCAGCCTCAGACCCAGCCGCAGGAGTCGGTGCCGGCACCAGAGCAAGCACCAGTTCATGGCATGGTGCCAGAGATGCCTCCTGATACGGTAGAAGCCAGAGGAG GCTTGGAGAAGGCCTCGCCAGAGCCAGTGGGCACCCAGGCCTACGTGGGAGAGAGCCGGGAAGAGGCAGCCAGCGGCTTGGATGTGGGAGAATGTgcaaaaagagcaagagagaTGCTAGGG GTGTGGGGCGTCGGGGGCTCCCTGAAGGTCACCATCCTGCAGAGCAGTGACAGCCGGGCCTTTAGCACCGTACCCCTCACACCCGGGCCCCGCCCCAGCGACTCCAGCTCCACCACCCCTGTGGCCGCCAGCGCGCCCGCTAAGCAGGCCCTCCAGTTCTTCTGCTACATCTGCAAGGCCAACTGCACCAGCCAGCAG GAATTCCAGGACCACATGTCGGGCGCTCAGCACCAGCAGCAGCTTGGGGAGATCCAGCACATGAGCCAGGCCTGCCTGTTGTCCCTGCTGCCCATACCCCGCGATGTCCTGGAGAGAGAGTCTGA AGACCCTCCACCAAAGCGCTGGTGCCACACCTGCCAGGTCTACTACATGGGGGACCTGATCCAACACCGCAGGACACAGGACCACAAG aTCGCCAAACAATCCCTGCGACCCTTCTGCACCATTTGCAACCGCTACTTCAAGACTCCTCGAAAGTTCGTAGAGCACGTGAAGTCCCAGGGGCACAAGGACAAAGCCAAGGAG CTGAAGACTCTGGAGAAGGAGACAGCTGGCCAAGACGAGGACCACTTCATCACAGTGGATGCCGTGGGATGCTTTGAGGgtgatgaagaagaggaggatgacgatgatgatggaGAAGAAGAGATCGAG ATGAGATCCAGAGATATATCCATAGAGGAGTGGAAGGGCTCAGAGACCTACAGCCCCAACACCGCGTATG GTGTGGACTTCCTGGTGCCCGTGATGGGCTATGTCTGCCGCATCTGCCACAAGTTCTACCACAGCAACTCAGGGGCACAGCTGTCCCACTGCAAGTCCTTGGCCCACTTTGAGAACCTGCAG AAATACAAGGCGGCCAAGAACCCCAGCCCCACCACCCGGCCCCTGAGCCGCCGGTGTGCTGTCAACGCCCGGAACGCCTTGACTGCACTGTTCACCTCTGGTGGCCGCCAGCCTGCCCAGCTGAGCACCCACGACACAGCCAAAGCCCCCAGCAAGGTGAAGGCCcgaccctcccagcccccaccaccccGGCGCTCAAGCCGCCTCAAAACCTGA
- the CIZ1 gene encoding cip1-interacting zinc finger protein isoform X3, translating into MFNQQQQLQQLQQQQLQQQQLQQQQLLQLQQLLQQPPSQAPLTLAVNRGLPQQQPQQQLLSLQGTNSASLFNGSVLQRALLLQQLQGLDQFAMPPATYDSAGLTMPTATLGNFRGYNMATPSLTAPSLTPPQLATPNLQQFFPQATRHSLLGPPPVGVPINPSQLNLSGRAPQKQARTPSSTTPNHKTMPVEDHSDPPEGSEKAAEPRASTPEDQGSPPCPDDIPKERRTPALGPEPCEVSEPPAKRMKSSEEPAEKGPPGQLQAKVQPQARMTVPKQTQTPELLPEPLEARVLPRVLQIQAQVQPQTQPQMLPVDTQVQPKLQKQAQTQTSPDHLVPQQKQVPPELQQEAEPQKQVQPQVQPQPHSQPPRQVQLQQEAEPQKQVQPQPQARAQPPVQVPLQLQKQAQTQTYPQVHTQAQPVVQPQEQPPEHPSAQAPVQPPEQVHEQPQTQPQESVPAPEQAPVHGMVPEMPPDTVEARGGLEKASPEPVGTQAYVGESREEAASGLDVGECAKRAREMLGVWGVGGSLKVTILQSSDSRAFSTVPLTPGPRPSDSSSTTPVAASAPAKQALQFFCYICKANCTSQQEFQDHMSGAQHQQQLGEIQHMSQACLLSLLPIPRDVLERESEDPPPKRWCHTCQVYYMGDLIQHRRTQDHKIAKQSLRPFCTICNRYFKTPRKFVEHVKSQGHKDKAKELKTLEKETAGQDEDHFITVDAVGCFEGDEEEEDDDDDGEEEIEVEEEFCKQMRSRDISIEEWKGSETYSPNTAYGVDFLVPVMGYVCRICHKFYHSNSGAQLSHCKSLAHFENLQKYKAAKNPSPTTRPLSRRCAVNARNALTALFTSGGRQPAQLSTHDTAKAPSKVKARPSQPPPPRRSSRLKT; encoded by the exons ATGTTcaaccagcagcagcagctccagcagttgcagcagcagcagctccagcaGCAGCAATTGCAGCAGCAGCAGTTGCTGCAACTCCAGCAGCTGCTCCAGCAGCCCCCCTCACAGGCCCCGTTGACCTTGGCCGTCAACCG GGGGCTCccccagcagcagccacagcagcagcTTCTGAGCCTCCAGGGCACCAACTCGGCTTCCCTCTTCAACGGCTCTGTGCTGCAGAGAGCTTTGCTCTTGCAGCAGTTGCAAG GACTGGACCAGTTTGCAATGCCACCAGCCACGTATGACAGTGCCGGTCTCACCATGCCCACAGCAACATTGG GTAACTTCCGAGGCTACAACATGGCGACCCCGAGCCTGACAGCCCCCAGCCTTACACCCCCCCAGCTGGCCACTCCAAATTTGCAGCAGTTCTTTCCCCAGGCTACTCGCCATTCCCTCCTGGGCCCCCCTCCTGTTGGGGTCCCCATTAACCCATCTCAGCTCAACCTCTCAGGACGGGCCCCCCAGAAACAGGCCCGGACCCCCTCCTCCACTACTCCCAATCACAAG ACCATGCCTGTGGAAGACCATTCAGACCCCCCCGAGGGGTCTGAGAAAGCTGCAGAGCCCCGAGCGAGCACACCAGAAG aCCAAGGTTCACCCCCCTGCCCAGATGACATCCCAAAGGAGAGACGCACTCCAGCACTCGGGCCTGAGCCTTGTGAGGTGTCTGAGCCTCCAGCCAAGAGGATGAAGAG CTCAGAGGAGCCTGCAGAGAAGGGTCCCCCAGGGCAGCTACAGGCGAAGGTCCAGCCACAGGCCCGGATGACAGTACCAAAGCAGACACAGACACCAGAGCTGCTGCCTGAGCCCCTGGAAGCCCGCGTGCTGCCACGGGTCCTGCAGATCCAGGCCCAGGTGCAACCACAGACTCAGCCACAGATGTTACCAGTGGACACCCAGGTGCAGCCAAAGCTGCAGAAGCAGGCACAAACACAGACCTCTCCAGACCACTTAGTGCCACAGCAGAAGCAGGTGCCGCCAGAGCtgcagcaggaggcagagccacAGAAGCAGGTGCAGCCACAGGTACAGCCACAGCCACATTCACAGCCCCCAAGGCAGGTGCAGCtgcagcaggaggcagagccacAGAAGCAGGTGCAGCCACAGCCACAGGCACGTGCACAGCCCCCTGTACAGGTGCCGCTGCAGCTGCAGAAGCAGGCCCAGACACAGACGTATCCACAGGTACATACACAAGCACAGCCAGTGGTCCAGCCACAGGAGCAGCCACCAGAGCATCCTTCAGCGCAGGCGCCAGTGCAGCCACCAGAGCAGGTCCATGAGCAGCCTCAGACCCAGCCGCAGGAGTCGGTGCCGGCACCAGAGCAAGCACCAGTTCATGGCATGGTGCCAGAGATGCCTCCTGATACGGTAGAAGCCAGAGGAG GCTTGGAGAAGGCCTCGCCAGAGCCAGTGGGCACCCAGGCCTACGTGGGAGAGAGCCGGGAAGAGGCAGCCAGCGGCTTGGATGTGGGAGAATGTgcaaaaagagcaagagagaTGCTAGGG GTGTGGGGCGTCGGGGGCTCCCTGAAGGTCACCATCCTGCAGAGCAGTGACAGCCGGGCCTTTAGCACCGTACCCCTCACACCCGGGCCCCGCCCCAGCGACTCCAGCTCCACCACCCCTGTGGCCGCCAGCGCGCCCGCTAAGCAGGCCCTCCAGTTCTTCTGCTACATCTGCAAGGCCAACTGCACCAGCCAGCAG GAATTCCAGGACCACATGTCGGGCGCTCAGCACCAGCAGCAGCTTGGGGAGATCCAGCACATGAGCCAGGCCTGCCTGTTGTCCCTGCTGCCCATACCCCGCGATGTCCTGGAGAGAGAGTCTGA AGACCCTCCACCAAAGCGCTGGTGCCACACCTGCCAGGTCTACTACATGGGGGACCTGATCCAACACCGCAGGACACAGGACCACAAG aTCGCCAAACAATCCCTGCGACCCTTCTGCACCATTTGCAACCGCTACTTCAAGACTCCTCGAAAGTTCGTAGAGCACGTGAAGTCCCAGGGGCACAAGGACAAAGCCAAGGAG CTGAAGACTCTGGAGAAGGAGACAGCTGGCCAAGACGAGGACCACTTCATCACAGTGGATGCCGTGGGATGCTTTGAGGgtgatgaagaagaggaggatgacgatgatgatggaGAAGAAGAGATCGAGGTTGAGGAGGAATTCTGCAAGCAG ATGAGATCCAGAGATATATCCATAGAGGAGTGGAAGGGCTCAGAGACCTACAGCCCCAACACCGCGTATG GTGTGGACTTCCTGGTGCCCGTGATGGGCTATGTCTGCCGCATCTGCCACAAGTTCTACCACAGCAACTCAGGGGCACAGCTGTCCCACTGCAAGTCCTTGGCCCACTTTGAGAACCTGCAG AAATACAAGGCGGCCAAGAACCCCAGCCCCACCACCCGGCCCCTGAGCCGCCGGTGTGCTGTCAACGCCCGGAACGCCTTGACTGCACTGTTCACCTCTGGTGGCCGCCAGCCTGCCCAGCTGAGCACCCACGACACAGCCAAAGCCCCCAGCAAGGTGAAGGCCcgaccctcccagcccccaccaccccGGCGCTCAAGCCGCCTCAAAACCTGA
- the CIZ1 gene encoding cip1-interacting zinc finger protein isoform X5 has protein sequence MFNQQQQLQQLQQQQLQQQQLQQQQLLQLQQLLQQPPSQAPLTLAVNRGLPQQQPQQQLLSLQGTNSASLFNGSVLQRALLLQQLQGNFRGYNMATPSLTAPSLTPPQLATPNLQQFFPQATRHSLLGPPPVGVPINPSQLNLSGRAPQKQARTPSSTTPNHKTMPVEDHSDPPEGSEKAAEPRASTPEDQGSPPCPDDIPKERRTPALGPEPCEVSEPPAKRMKSSEEPAEKGPPGQLQAKVQPQARMTVPKQTQTPELLPEPLEARVLPRVLQIQAQVQPQTQPQMLPVDTQVQPKLQKQAQTQTSPDHLVPQQKQVPPELQQEAEPQKQVQPQVQPQPHSQPPRQVQLQQEAEPQKQVQPQPQARAQPPVQVPLQLQKQAQTQTYPQVHTQAQPVVQPQEQPPEHPSAQAPVQPPEQVHEQPQTQPQESVPAPEQAPVHGMVPEMPPDTVEARGGLEKASPEPVGTQAYVGESREEAASGLDVGECAKRAREMLGVWGVGGSLKVTILQSSDSRAFSTVPLTPGPRPSDSSSTTPVAASAPAKQALQFFCYICKANCTSQQEFQDHMSGAQHQQQLGEIQHMSQACLLSLLPIPRDVLERESEDPPPKRWCHTCQVYYMGDLIQHRRTQDHKIAKQSLRPFCTICNRYFKTPRKFVEHVKSQGHKDKAKELKTLEKETAGQDEDHFITVDAVGCFEGDEEEEDDDDDGEEEIEVEEEFCKQMRSRDISIEEWKGSETYSPNTAYGVDFLVPVMGYVCRICHKFYHSNSGAQLSHCKSLAHFENLQKYKAAKNPSPTTRPLSRRCAVNARNALTALFTSGGRQPAQLSTHDTAKAPSKVKARPSQPPPPRRSSRLKT, from the exons ATGTTcaaccagcagcagcagctccagcagttgcagcagcagcagctccagcaGCAGCAATTGCAGCAGCAGCAGTTGCTGCAACTCCAGCAGCTGCTCCAGCAGCCCCCCTCACAGGCCCCGTTGACCTTGGCCGTCAACCG GGGGCTCccccagcagcagccacagcagcagcTTCTGAGCCTCCAGGGCACCAACTCGGCTTCCCTCTTCAACGGCTCTGTGCTGCAGAGAGCTTTGCTCTTGCAGCAGTTGCAAG GTAACTTCCGAGGCTACAACATGGCGACCCCGAGCCTGACAGCCCCCAGCCTTACACCCCCCCAGCTGGCCACTCCAAATTTGCAGCAGTTCTTTCCCCAGGCTACTCGCCATTCCCTCCTGGGCCCCCCTCCTGTTGGGGTCCCCATTAACCCATCTCAGCTCAACCTCTCAGGACGGGCCCCCCAGAAACAGGCCCGGACCCCCTCCTCCACTACTCCCAATCACAAG ACCATGCCTGTGGAAGACCATTCAGACCCCCCCGAGGGGTCTGAGAAAGCTGCAGAGCCCCGAGCGAGCACACCAGAAG aCCAAGGTTCACCCCCCTGCCCAGATGACATCCCAAAGGAGAGACGCACTCCAGCACTCGGGCCTGAGCCTTGTGAGGTGTCTGAGCCTCCAGCCAAGAGGATGAAGAG CTCAGAGGAGCCTGCAGAGAAGGGTCCCCCAGGGCAGCTACAGGCGAAGGTCCAGCCACAGGCCCGGATGACAGTACCAAAGCAGACACAGACACCAGAGCTGCTGCCTGAGCCCCTGGAAGCCCGCGTGCTGCCACGGGTCCTGCAGATCCAGGCCCAGGTGCAACCACAGACTCAGCCACAGATGTTACCAGTGGACACCCAGGTGCAGCCAAAGCTGCAGAAGCAGGCACAAACACAGACCTCTCCAGACCACTTAGTGCCACAGCAGAAGCAGGTGCCGCCAGAGCtgcagcaggaggcagagccacAGAAGCAGGTGCAGCCACAGGTACAGCCACAGCCACATTCACAGCCCCCAAGGCAGGTGCAGCtgcagcaggaggcagagccacAGAAGCAGGTGCAGCCACAGCCACAGGCACGTGCACAGCCCCCTGTACAGGTGCCGCTGCAGCTGCAGAAGCAGGCCCAGACACAGACGTATCCACAGGTACATACACAAGCACAGCCAGTGGTCCAGCCACAGGAGCAGCCACCAGAGCATCCTTCAGCGCAGGCGCCAGTGCAGCCACCAGAGCAGGTCCATGAGCAGCCTCAGACCCAGCCGCAGGAGTCGGTGCCGGCACCAGAGCAAGCACCAGTTCATGGCATGGTGCCAGAGATGCCTCCTGATACGGTAGAAGCCAGAGGAG GCTTGGAGAAGGCCTCGCCAGAGCCAGTGGGCACCCAGGCCTACGTGGGAGAGAGCCGGGAAGAGGCAGCCAGCGGCTTGGATGTGGGAGAATGTgcaaaaagagcaagagagaTGCTAGGG GTGTGGGGCGTCGGGGGCTCCCTGAAGGTCACCATCCTGCAGAGCAGTGACAGCCGGGCCTTTAGCACCGTACCCCTCACACCCGGGCCCCGCCCCAGCGACTCCAGCTCCACCACCCCTGTGGCCGCCAGCGCGCCCGCTAAGCAGGCCCTCCAGTTCTTCTGCTACATCTGCAAGGCCAACTGCACCAGCCAGCAG GAATTCCAGGACCACATGTCGGGCGCTCAGCACCAGCAGCAGCTTGGGGAGATCCAGCACATGAGCCAGGCCTGCCTGTTGTCCCTGCTGCCCATACCCCGCGATGTCCTGGAGAGAGAGTCTGA AGACCCTCCACCAAAGCGCTGGTGCCACACCTGCCAGGTCTACTACATGGGGGACCTGATCCAACACCGCAGGACACAGGACCACAAG aTCGCCAAACAATCCCTGCGACCCTTCTGCACCATTTGCAACCGCTACTTCAAGACTCCTCGAAAGTTCGTAGAGCACGTGAAGTCCCAGGGGCACAAGGACAAAGCCAAGGAG CTGAAGACTCTGGAGAAGGAGACAGCTGGCCAAGACGAGGACCACTTCATCACAGTGGATGCCGTGGGATGCTTTGAGGgtgatgaagaagaggaggatgacgatgatgatggaGAAGAAGAGATCGAGGTTGAGGAGGAATTCTGCAAGCAG ATGAGATCCAGAGATATATCCATAGAGGAGTGGAAGGGCTCAGAGACCTACAGCCCCAACACCGCGTATG GTGTGGACTTCCTGGTGCCCGTGATGGGCTATGTCTGCCGCATCTGCCACAAGTTCTACCACAGCAACTCAGGGGCACAGCTGTCCCACTGCAAGTCCTTGGCCCACTTTGAGAACCTGCAG AAATACAAGGCGGCCAAGAACCCCAGCCCCACCACCCGGCCCCTGAGCCGCCGGTGTGCTGTCAACGCCCGGAACGCCTTGACTGCACTGTTCACCTCTGGTGGCCGCCAGCCTGCCCAGCTGAGCACCCACGACACAGCCAAAGCCCCCAGCAAGGTGAAGGCCcgaccctcccagcccccaccaccccGGCGCTCAAGCCGCCTCAAAACCTGA